The Erwinia sorbitola nucleotide sequence TCAACATCAGTGGGGCATCTGGTCTGGTGACCTGAGCATCAATGCCGCTGAAGCCACATTTAACCGTGTCGACCTGCGTCATCCTTCGCTGGCGCTGAACGCCGGAGAGAACACAATCAATGTAACGGAGATGAGCGCGTTCAGTCATGAGGGAATGCTGGAAGGGCTGGCCACAGTCAGCCAGCAGCCGCAACGCGCGCTTTCGCTAACCCTGACAGGCCGGCAGGTACCGGTGAACCTGCTGCATGACTGGGGCTGGCCGCAGCTGCCTTTACAGGGCAACGGCAACCTTCAGCTGAAGATGCAGGGCAATCTTTCCGCTGCACAGCCGCTAAAATCGTCGGTGAATGGCACTCTTACGCTGACTACGGATGATAAATCGATTCATCAGACGATGGTGGCAGGTCAGGTCGCTGGTGCGCAGTAATTCACGTTCAGGGCAAGATCTGCCTCGTCCGGGCTTCGCAACCTCACGCGGGTAAGGTATAGTCCGCTTTTTTACGGGGGAACTATGCTGACTAACTCATCCATTCGTCTTAACAAATATATCGGCGAGAGCGGTATCTGTTCTCGCCGCGATGCCGATCGTTACATCGAACAGGGAAATGTTTTTATTAACGGCAAGCGTGCCTCGGTGGGCGATCAGGTATTTGCCGGAGATGTGGTGAAAGTAAACGGTCAGCTTATTGAGCCACGTAATGAAGACGACCTGGTGCTTATCGCCCTGAACAAGCCTGTTGGTATAGTCAGTACCACAGAAGATGGCGAGCGCGACAACATCGTTGATTTCGTTAACCACAGCAAGCGAGTCTTCCCTATCGGACGTCTGGATAAAGACTCCCAGGGGCTTATCTTACTGACCAATCACGGCGATCTGGTGAATAAGATCCTGCGTGCCGGTAATGACCACGAAAAAGAGTATATCGTGACCGTTAATAAGCCGGTTACCGAAGAGTTTATTCGCGGCCTGGGCGCAGGTGTACCGATACTCGGTACAGTTACCAAAAAATGCAAAGTGAAGAAAGAAGCTCCCTTTGTGTTTCGTATTACGCTGGTGCAGGGGCTGAATCGTCAGATCCGACGGATGTGTGAGCACTTCGGCTATGAGGTGACGAAGCTGGAGCGTACCCGCATTATGAACATCAATCTAAAGGGGTTGCCGCCGGGTGAATGGCGTGACCTGACCGATGATGAACTGATCGCGCTCTTTAAGCTGATTGAGGCCTCATCATCTGAAGATAAATCAGCGAAAAAAGCACCTGCTAAAAAACCCGCCACTGTGAAAAAGCCGGTTACCGCTGGCGCGAAAAATCCCGATAAAGCAGCTGCCAACCCGGCAGGCCGTAAACGCTTTGCCCAGCCAGGCCGTAAGAAAAAAGGCCGTTAAACTTCTGCCCTGCCACTCAGGATCTACCCCATAAGACCTGAGTGGCATCACTGGTAATGTAGCGTGTAATTAGCAACGGCGGTAAACGGGCCATACTGAATTGCTCCGTTTTTCAGCGCATCCGGCTCCCCTTGTAGAAAAGCCCTAAAATTCAGGCTCATTTTTCCAGTGGAAAGCAGCATCGCCGGAGAAGCCTTATTCAGTTCAATGCTATTTCCGTTCTGCATTTGCAGACCGATACCCACCCCAGCCGCGCCCCCTGGCGAGTCCGCAACGATCGCCAGGTGATTGGGTAGTTCTTTGTTTTTACTACCACCGAAAGTCACCGTGACCGAATTAAACACATCTGTCGTGCAATCCGCAAGGCGGATGGAAAAAGGGATCGGGGAAGACCTTTTATTCAGGTAGAGATCTTTGGTGGAGACCTTTTGGAAATCGACTAATACCCTTTCATCGCCCGGAGCAATGCTGCACGCCAGAGAAACCACCGTGCCATGGAAATTGATATCAGTTCCGATTAAATTCATATTTGCCCATACACTGCCTGATAAAACCGGATAAATAATCAAAAAAAACAGATTACGAAAATTCACAATGGCTACTCTTTAGTTGAATTCAGCCACCACCGTGGCACTGGAACTAAATTCCCCTTCGGGAATATCTCTTCCCTGATTGGCAACAGGAGCAGCAGTTAAGTCCCATCGCCCCTGGTTTTTACTGAATACATCGATAGGATAGAATGTATTGGGTTTCACTATCTGATTATTTTTATTTCGAATAACAATCCCCAAATCCTTACGGTCTGCCTTACCAGTAGTGCCAAAAAAATCAGGATTAAAGTTAGTGATTCCCGCTCCGGCAGTCTGGAGTGCCAGTTTTATATTCAGCGCCCCTTTACTAAAACTTCCGCCTGTACACTGCACATCAATCTCCAGCGGTTGTTTATAATTCTGACCGTTTAATTTTTCGCTGGAACTGCCAACGGGACCAAACTCTATGGTGATAGGGGTCCCTTTATTAATAACGCACTTATCCGGTACAGATATTATTCCTGACTTTACTACTACTTTTGCTACTGCCTGGCTATGAAGAGCAGGGCCACTCCCCAGATTTCCAAACAGCTCTAACACTTCAACTGCACTTAAGGCGACACCATTTATCACAGGTTTAGTCGTTAAAAAAGTGAGTCTTCCTTTACTACCACTTCCAACGCTATTATTATGTTGAGTATATGGAGGAGAGCAATCTAACTTAGAATTTTTATTAGAAAAATCATAAAAAGGTACTGTGATATAGTCTTTTACCCCCCCTGAAATATACACCTCAACTTTTACATCAAAGTAATCATTAAAATACAGATAACCAAGATTCGATGAAGAAGGCCGCATTTTTGTTTTAGCAGTATAAAAAATCGCCCGCATAGACATATATTTTCTACAAAAAATATTTACACTATAACTCTCCCCCAGATCCCACGAATGAACAACCTGCGTTCCGATGTTATTATTTATTGCACCTGTATTGCTCAAATTAAAATTGAATATATTGGGGCCACCAACAGGTATCATTTCACCTTCACCATACGACCAGGAAAAATGACTGAATGAGAATGATGCCGCCAATACAATAATTATATTCAGAATGATTTTTTTAAATATTCCTTTTAAAACTGACATGACCATTTTCATCTGGTGATGCTCCATCTCTTATCTGAGGGGGTTTTCGTTGTCATCTTGACTCTTTTCTCTTCATTCTACTGATTTATTTTTGTTGCTGATCCGCAGGTAATACTTTACACAGGCTTATATCACAGCCATAGCGAATCTCAGGATGACCACCATAGTCGTTAACGTACATCATCTTGAAACCTTTAACGGTGCTGTCTGTTACCGGAATATCAAGGGACGATTTCGGACTTATCATGACACCAGAGAAAGATGTCAGCTTATTGCCCTGGTTCGGGGAAGTCTCATCTGTCAGGGCAATCAATGTGATGTAATAGGGCGTGGGATTTTCAGCTATAAACATTTTCTCTTTTTTATGAAACACGATTTTATCCTGCCATACCTGACCTTTTATTTTTGGAATAACGGCTGCAGGACGATAGAACAGTTTTATTCTCGATTGCATAGCCAGCATCAGCACATTAGCCTTGGTGGATTTAGGCGGGATCTCCCTGACATTCAAATAGAAAAGGCTTTCCCGATCCTGAGGTAACGCATTAATACCCGTAGTTTTGGTTACTCTAATTACGCCTTTTTCGTTTCCATTAATTCTCTGTAAAGCAGGAAGAACGAGCAAGGGAGCGGTGATTTTCTTTCCACTGGCGTCTTCAACCCACGATTGTGCCAAAAATGGGATTTCCTGACTGGTATTGGTCAGATTAGCACTGGCAGACTGACTGTCACCATCAAGAATTAATCGGGTACGGTCGAGCGAAATCCCCGCAGTAGACACCCCCATTCCTGCCGAAATCAAGAAAATGCCGACAATAACCTGGTTGACGGTTGATGATAATTTCATATAATAATTCTCACTAAAATAATTTATTAAAAATAATCTTACTGACATGGCATTAATACCTGTGTCTGGTCACCCGTTAACTCCTGAGGGACAACGATATAACACTGTATTTTACCTTCCCAAAAGGCTGCCAGTTTCTCACCGGTTTTCACACCAGAAATATAAGTGATACCATCGTCCATAACCATAGAGACATTGATACCATCGCTGTTGAATACCTCTGCTCCGAAAGGTGGATAACTGCCATCGCTCAAACGAATCACGGCAAGAAATCTTTCGCCCTGAGCCACACTAAAACGTTCATAACCAATCGCCCCTTCCGTCAGAGTATTGGTAGAGATTGCGCGGCTGATTTCAATATTACTGTCCATCGCATCAACGTCGACACGTGTATCAAAACTTCTGTAGCTGACGACGTCAGGAACAACACCAATCCCAAAATAGTTAGTTCTTACTCGTTCATCATTGAGCGGCACGCTGGCTACCCCGCTCGTATCAACCATAATACGTGCGGTATCCAGAGTGGTACTGCTATTATGCATCGCAGCACCAAAACGTGTGGCCGTCAGGCCCCCACGCGCTGAACCGCCAAGAGAGAGAAAGTTATCCTGCTGATAGCTCATATTTAAATTCATTTCAGCCATTCGGGCACGATGCTGGTAATAGCCATCCACAGCTGCTTTCCCTCTGTAGCCGGCACCCGCACGCATACGCCAAAGGTTGTTGTCATCGCTGTTATCACTGTACGACACCATATGAGTATTGTTACTGCCCTTGACCTGCATATCATACCCGGCCCACCGGCTGTTACCGATCGGTACAGAAAACGTCAGCGACAGGCTGTCATCCCTTCGTCCCCGATAGCTAGACCGGAAGAGCGACAGGTTTGCCGTAATACCCTCAATACCGGCGAGACGAAACGCTCGCGCCGCAGAAAAACCGTAACGATCCTGCCCTGCCCGATCCCAGTAATTATGGTGTGTATAGGTCAGATAGATCATGGTTCTTAAATCGGGATGATCTGCCCAAAGAGTTTTATTACCCGTAATGGTGTACATCTCTTTGTCACGGCCATAGTCGTTATGATTCTGGTCACGTTCACTCAGAAACTGAGACAGGGTTCTGAATTTTTTCTGTGAAAAACGGTAGCCCGCGAAGGTAATCGTACTGTTGTATTTATCAAAGGTTTTCGCATAGCTCAGTTTGAACGACATCCCCTGCTGTGAGCGCTCACCGGGAAGCTTGCTTATCGACTGAGTGGCATCTGCCGACAGTGCTCCCAGAAAATTCATGTCACGACCCAGGCCTATTGACCACGCATTATAATTACGCCCGGTTAACATCGCACCGCCGTAAAATGACCAGCTGTTACTGATACCCCATGAGAAATCACCGGAATAAAATAACGGGCCATCGAGCTTATGGTTGTACAGGGATGGCCTGCCGACTGAGGCGTTGTAACGAATATATCCCGGCCGCGTCAGATAAGGGATATTCGCCGTGTTCACCTGGAAGGTGCTGACGCTGCCGTCCTGCTCTTCAACTTTAACATTAAGCTCACCGCGTACCGCACTGTCCAGATCCTGAATATTAAACGGCCCTGCGGGAACGGTTGTTTCATAAATAATATGGTCACCCTGGCTCACCGTAACTTTCGCATTGCTTTTGGCGATACCGCGGATTTGTGGCGCATAGCCCTGAAGATTAGGCGGCAGCATACGTTCGTCGCTGGCGAGATTCACCCCGGTGAATCGCACGGAGTCAAACACCTGGGAGTTCATGTAAATTTCTCCCAGAGTCAGCCTGGCGGCATACATCGGTAAGGGCCGGTAAGCGTAAAACCGATCCCAGTCAAAGTCCCTTATATGATTATCCGAGGAATAGCTTCCCTGATAATCAGCACGAAAACGCCATGCTCCCAGGTTCGCCCCTGCCTGACCATAAATAGACAAATTTTGGGTTGAACGCCTGATTTTTATCTGGCGTGCAGTGTTTCCGGTTACGTTGTAATCCAGCAAGAGGCCAGGAACACCATGATCCCAGCGTTCTGGAGGAACCCAATCCGGATCAGAATACTTCATCCACGCCTGAGGAATAGTGATGTCCAGTATTCCCCCATGGTTTTCAAGCCTTACGCTGGGGATAGTTGTAATATCAAGACAGTTTTCATCAATCTTACGAATCAGCTTCAATGCACTGTCTTTAATTGCCAAAGAATTAAGCAAATCGTGGGTTATACATGCCAGGCTGATATTTTCATTTTCTGGAGAAAGAATGTAGGTTATTTTTTTCTGGCTAAAAGACTTTCCATTTATTTTCAAATCAAGAAGGTAGGTCGCAGGTGAAACAAAGTTGGTCTCAGAAAAACGACTGAGGTCAATGTTATTACGATCTGAAGCATCAAGTGCATCCACACTGAACTCTACAAAATTATCGTTTGCATGTGATGAATGAACAAAAAATAAAAAAGTTAAGTTAACAACTAACCATTTACGTCGACATTTCAGACAGTAAGACACCTACTATTCCTTCCCTTCATGTGAAGGGTGGTTAAATAAATGAACAGAAAAATTTCTTCATCTGTTTTATAGAGGCACTCCATGAAAATCTATGCGCATAAAAAACCAACATCTTTATGCGGAGAGGATGGATTTAAATAAATATTACTTATAAATATCCTGAGAACATAGTTTTAAAGGCATAGCGCTGAAAATTTCAGCCTGACAAAAATATCCCTGGTGTTAGCCTAACCAAGGATATCAAGATACATAACACACACAATTAATATTTATGTATCCGGTTACTGGTAATCAATCCGGAAATTAATACTTGACTGGAATGTACCTGGATTCACCTTTGTGTCACCATTTTCTTTGACATAGGCAACAAATGAGATATTCGAAGAGCCTTCCGTCAGACTCACTGGCGTTGAGGCCTGACCCCATATTACCGGTTGGTTAGCGCTCGTTAAACCAATACCCGCACCACTTGCTGTACCCGAGGTAAATGCAGCCAGAGTCGCATCCTTTGCATCAACAGTATTAGGGGTATAAGTTACTGTCGCAGTTTTAGCTACGGTTATATCACAATGCTGCAACTCAATATTCTTTTGAACGTTCCCCACGTGTTGTTTATTTTTCAGACGAGAGGTTGTGATCTGACCAAAGTCAACCATTACCGGCGTTGAAGAGGGGGCTAAACCACAGGCTGAGTTCACCAGTTCACCTTTAAACTGGATTTCACCATTGGTAGGAGAGATTACCTCAACTGGAGGATCTGCAGCAATTACTGCGGTTGGCATCATCGTCGCAGAGACCAAAGCAGCGGCAATAAGAACACTGTTCAATTTCATTTCTATTCTGTTTCCTTGAAAAGGTATTATAGTTAAATTTAAAGGCTCAAAAAAATAAAAAATCATACTTATTTAACCTAAAGCGTAACGTTAACAACCCATCACTTGCAAGACAGATGAGGTTATATAAACTTAAAGCATATGTGCTAATACCTTTAATATAGAGCTTAGTTGGGCTTTTTAATATTTATAAATTAAATCATAGAGATATAAGGGAAGGGTTTTATAATGAAACATCGCAGTGGCTGACCAAACCGGCGAAGCAGTAGCCAACCGCATGATGCAGGTCTGAGGCGGGCAGAACGTGTATTCCCGATGGGCATGGTCTGGAAAGTCAGCCAGCGCGACCGGGAAATCTTCCTGGAGTTCCCCGCTCTGGGCATTAAGACTGAAGACCAGAAAGAACTGTTGGGCATGTAGTTGGCCGAGAATTAAGGGCTTCCCGGATGCGATAAACCGTGTTTACCCGCATTATGAACATCAATCTAAAGGGATTGCCGCCGGGTGAATGGCGTGACCTGACCGATGATGAACTGATTGCGCTCTTTAAGCTGATTGAGGCCTCCTCATCTGAAGATAAATCAGCAAAGAAAGTACCGGCCAAAAAACCCGCCACCGTTAAAAAGCCGGTTACCGCTGGAGCGAAAAATCCCGATAAAGCAGCTGCCAACCCGGCAGGCCGTAAACGCTTTGCCCAGCCAGGCCGTAAGAAAAAGGGCCGTTAAACTTCTGCCCTGCCACTCAGGATCTACCCCATAAGACCTGAGTGGCATCACTGGTAATGTAGCGTGTAATTAGCAACGGCGGTAAACGGGCCATACTGAATGGCTCCATTTTTCAGCGCATCCGGCTCCCCTTGTAGAAAAGCCCTAAAATTCAGGCTCATTTTTCCAGTGGACAGTAACATCGCCGGAGAGGCCTTATTCAGTTCAATGCTATTTCCGTTCTGCATTTGCAGACCGATACCCACCCCAGCCGCGCCCCCTGGCGAGTCCGCAACGATCGCCAGGTGATTGGGTAGTTCTTTGTTTTTACTACCACTAAAAGTCACCGTGACCGAATTAAACACATCTGTCGTGCAATCCGTCAGACGGATGGAAAAAGGGATTGGGAAAGACCTTTTATTCAGGTAGAGATCTTTGGTGGAGACCTTTTGGAAATCGACTAAAACACTTTCATCACCCGGGGCAATGCTGCACGGCAGAGAAACCACCGTGCCGTGGAAGTTGATATCAGTTCCGATTAAATTCATATTTGCCCATACACTGCCTGATAAAACCGGATAAATAATCAAAAAAAACAGATTACGAAAATTCACAATGGCTACTCTTTAGTTGAATTCAGCCACCACCGTGGCACTGGAACTAAATTCCCCTTCGGGAATATCCCTTCCCTGATTGGCAACAGGAGCAGCAGTTAAGTCCCATCGCCCCTGGTTTTTATTGAACACATCGATAGGATAGAATGTATTGGGTTTCACTATCTGATTATTTTTATTTCGTATAACAATTCCCAAATCCTTACGGTCTGCCTTACCAGTAGTGCCAAAAAAATCAGGATTAAAGTTAGTGATTCCCGCTCCGGCAGTCTGCAGCGCCATTTTAATATTAAGTGGTACTGCGCCAAAACTTCCACCTGAACACACCACATCAATCGCCAGCGGTTTTTTATAATTCTGACCGTTTAATTTATCACTTGCACTGCCAACAGGGCCAAACTCTATGGTGATCGGCGTTCCTTCATTAACAACACACTTATCTGGTACCGTAATAATGCCTGATTTTAATATCACTCTTGTCAATGGTTCACTTAACATTGCCGGACCATATAATCCCTTTCTTCCGAAAATTTCAATCTCTGTAACGGAACTCAAATCGATACCATTTATCACAGGTTTCGTCGTTAGAAAAGTTATCCTTCCTTTGCTTCCGCTTTCCACTTTATCCACCAAAGTTTTTGGCGGTATACACTCTCTAAGATTGTTAAGGTTAGAAACATCGTAAAAAGGAACAGTGACATATTTGCCCTTATTACCTCCAATAAACACCTCTATCTTTACGTCAAGATAATCATTGAAATACAGATAATCAGGATTAGATGATGAAGGTCGCATTCTTGTTATGCTGGTATAATAGACCGAGTCAACCCCAGCCGGCATGGCTGTAGTGCAATAAAAGTTTGCCTGATATTCCCGCCCTAAATCCCACGTGCGTTCAACCTGCGATCCGGTAGTGTTATTTATTACATCTACCGTGCCAAAAGTTAAATCGAATATATTTGTCCCTCCGATTGGTATCATTTCACCTTCACCATACGACCAGGCAAAGCGGCTAAAAAAAACAGACAAGACCATTGCCACAGCCATATGAACGATAATTTTTTCAACTATTCTGGTTAAACCTGACATGACCCTTTTCCTCTGGAGGTGCCCACTATTTATTCAGATATTTTCTTTCTCAGATTGATTTTTTTGTACGCTTTGAGTCAGTTACTTCCACTACTGGCTCGCAGGAAGTGCCTTACACAGGTTGCTGTCACAGGTATAACGAAGCTCTGGGTGCCCGCCGTAATCATTGACATACATCATTCGGAAACTCTTAACGCTGCTATCTGTTACCGGAATATCAAGTGACGATTTCGGACTTATCATGACACCAGAGAAAGATGTCAGCTTATTGCCCTGGTTCGGGGAAGCCTCATCTGTCAGGGCAATCAATGTGATGTAATAGGGCGTGGGATTTTCAGCTATAAACATTTTTTCTTTTTTATGAAACACGATTTGATCCTGCCATACCTGACCTTTTATTTTTGGAATGACGGCAGCAGGACGATAGAACAGTTTTATCCTCGATTGCATAGCCAGCATCAGCACATTAGCTTTGGTGGATTTAGGCGGGATCTCCCTGACATTCAAATAGAAAAGGCTTTCCCGATCCTGAGGTAACGCATTAATACCCGTAGTTTTGGTTACTCTAATTACGCCTTTTTCGTTTCCATTAATTCTCTGTAAAGCAGGAAGAACGAGCAAGGGAGCGGTGATTTTCTTTCCACTGGCGTCTTCAACCCACGATTGTGCTAAAAATGGTACATCATGACTGGTATTGGTCAGATTAGCACTGGAAGACTGGCTGTCTCCCTCGAATATAAGTCGGGTTCGATCGAGTGAAATCCCTGCAATGGAAACACTCATCCCTATAGTAATCACAAATAAAGCTAATAAAGCGTCTTTAAGAAACGATATAAAACTCATAAAAACCTCACTGGAATGATTTATTGACACGGCATGAGTATTTGTACCTGATCATCCGCTAACTCTCGGGGGACAATGATATAACACTGGGTTTTACCCTCCCAAATGACCGCCAACTTTTCGTCTTCCTTAACTCCGGAAATATAAGCCACTCCATTATCCATAATCATAGAGACATTGATGCCATCGCTGTTTGATATCTCTGAACCAAAGGGTGGGTAAGTTCCATCATTTAAACGAATAACGGCGAGAAATTTCTCCCCCTGCATTACATTAAAACGTTCATAACCAATCGCCCCTTCCGTAAGAGTACTGGTGGATATGGCACGCCTTATTTCAACGTCACTGTCCATCGCATCAACATCGATACGGGTATCAAAACTTCTGTAGCTGACGATATCGGGAACAACGCCAATACCAAAATAGTTAGTCCTGACTCTTTCTTCATTGAGCGGCACGCTGGCTACTCCGGCCGTATCCACCATTATACGAGCCGCATCCAGAGTGGTATTACTGTTATGCAGTGCAGCGCCAAAACGTGTGGCCGTCAGACCTCCACGCGCAGAGCCGCCAAGAGATATAAAGTTATCCTGCTGATAGCTCATATTTAAATTCATTTCAGCCATTCGGGCACGATGCTGATAATAGCTATCGAGCGATGCTTTACCCCTGTAACCGGCACCCGCTCGTATACGCCAAAGGTTATTGTGATCGCTGTTATCACTGTACGATGCCATATGAGTATTGTTGCTGCCCTT carries:
- a CDS encoding fimbrial protein is translated as MNFRNLFFLIIYPVLSGSVWANMNLIGTDINFHGTVVSLACSIAPGDERVLVDFQKVSTKDLYLNKRSSPIPFSIRLADCTTDVFNSVTVTFGGSKNKELPNHLAIVADSPGGAAGVGIGLQMQNGNSIELNKASPAMLLSTGKMSLNFRAFLQGEPDALKNGAIQYGPFTAVANYTLHYQ
- a CDS encoding fimbrial biogenesis chaperone; this translates as MKLSSTVNQVIVGIFLISAGMGVSTAGISLDRTRLILDGDSQSASANLTNTSQEIPFLAQSWVEDASGKKITAPLLVLPALQRINGNEKGVIRVTKTTGINALPQDRESLFYLNVREIPPKSTKANVLMLAMQSRIKLFYRPAAVIPKIKGQVWQDKIVFHKKEKMFIAENPTPYYITLIALTDETSPNQGNKLTSFSGVMISPKSSLDIPVTDSTVKGFKMMYVNDYGGHPEIRYGCDISLCKVLPADQQQK
- a CDS encoding fimbrial protein translates to MSGLTRIVEKIIVHMAVAMVLSVFFSRFAWSYGEGEMIPIGGTNIFDLTFGTVDVINNTTGSQVERTWDLGREYQANFYCTTAMPAGVDSVYYTSITRMRPSSSNPDYLYFNDYLDVKIEVFIGGNKGKYVTVPFYDVSNLNNLRECIPPKTLVDKVESGSKGRITFLTTKPVINGIDLSSVTEIEIFGRKGLYGPAMLSEPLTRVILKSGIITVPDKCVVNEGTPITIEFGPVGSASDKLNGQNYKKPLAIDVVCSGGSFGAVPLNIKMALQTAGAGITNFNPDFFGTTGKADRKDLGIVIRNKNNQIVKPNTFYPIDVFNKNQGRWDLTAAPVANQGRDIPEGEFSSSATVVAEFN
- a CDS encoding fimbria/pilus outer membrane usher protein, giving the protein MKCRRKWLVVNLTFLFFVHSSHANDNFVEFSVDALDASDRNNIDLSRFSETNFVSPATYLLDLKINGKSFSQKKITYILSPENENISLACITHDLLNSLAIKDSALKLIRKIDENCLDITTIPSVRLENHGGILDITIPQAWMKYSDPDWVPPERWDHGVPGLLLDYNVTGNTARQIKIRRSTQNLSIYGQAGANLGAWRFRADYQGSYSSDNHIRDFDWDRFYAYRPLPMYAARLTLGEIYMNSQVFDSVRFTGVNLASDERMLPPNLQGYAPQIRGIAKSNAKVTVSQGDHIIYETTVPAGPFNIQDLDSAVRGELNVKVEEQDGSVSTFQVNTANIPYLTRPGYIRYNASVGRPSLYNHKLDGPLFYSGDFSWGISNSWSFYGGAMLTGRNYNAWSIGLGRDMNFLGALSADATQSISKLPGERSQQGMSFKLSYAKTFDKYNSTITFAGYRFSQKKFRTLSQFLSERDQNHNDYGRDKEMYTITGNKTLWADHPDLRTMIYLTYTHHNYWDRAGQDRYGFSAARAFRLAGIEGITANLSLFRSSYRGRRDDSLSLTFSVPIGNSRWAGYDMQVKGSNNTHMVSYSDNSDDNNLWRMRAGAGYRGKAAVDGYYQHRARMAEMNLNMSYQQDNFLSLGGSARGGLTATRFGAAMHNSSTTLDTARIMVDTSGVASVPLNDERVRTNYFGIGVVPDVVSYRSFDTRVDVDAMDSNIEISRAISTNTLTEGAIGYERFSVAQGERFLAVIRLSDGSYPPFGAEVFNSDGINVSMVMDDGITYISGVKTGEKLAAFWEGKIQCYIVVPQELTGDQTQVLMPCQ
- a CDS encoding fimbrial biogenesis chaperone → MSVSIAGISLDRTRLIFEGDSQSSSANLTNTSHDVPFLAQSWVEDASGKKITAPLLVLPALQRINGNEKGVIRVTKTTGINALPQDRESLFYLNVREIPPKSTKANVLMLAMQSRIKLFYRPAAVIPKIKGQVWQDQIVFHKKEKMFIAENPTPYYITLIALTDEASPNQGNKLTSFSGVMISPKSSLDIPVTDSSVKSFRMMYVNDYGGHPELRYTCDSNLCKALPASQ
- the rluF gene encoding 23S rRNA pseudouridine(2604) synthase RluF, whose product is MLTNSSIRLNKYIGESGICSRRDADRYIEQGNVFINGKRASVGDQVFAGDVVKVNGQLIEPRNEDDLVLIALNKPVGIVSTTEDGERDNIVDFVNHSKRVFPIGRLDKDSQGLILLTNHGDLVNKILRAGNDHEKEYIVTVNKPVTEEFIRGLGAGVPILGTVTKKCKVKKEAPFVFRITLVQGLNRQIRRMCEHFGYEVTKLERTRIMNINLKGLPPGEWRDLTDDELIALFKLIEASSSEDKSAKKAPAKKPATVKKPVTAGAKNPDKAAANPAGRKRFAQPGRKKKGR
- a CDS encoding fimbrial protein — its product is MKMVMSVLKGIFKKIILNIIIVLAASFSFSHFSWSYGEGEMIPVGGPNIFNFNLSNTGAINNNIGTQVVHSWDLGESYSVNIFCRKYMSMRAIFYTAKTKMRPSSSNLGYLYFNDYFDVKVEVYISGGVKDYITVPFYDFSNKNSKLDCSPPYTQHNNSVGSGSKGRLTFLTTKPVINGVALSAVEVLELFGNLGSGPALHSQAVAKVVVKSGIISVPDKCVINKGTPITIEFGPVGSSSEKLNGQNYKQPLEIDVQCTGGSFSKGALNIKLALQTAGAGITNFNPDFFGTTGKADRKDLGIVIRNKNNQIVKPNTFYPIDVFSKNQGRWDLTAAPVANQGRDIPEGEFSSSATVVAEFN
- a CDS encoding fimbrial protein, whose protein sequence is MNFRNLFFLIIYPVLSGSVWANMNLIGTDINFHGTVVSLPCSIAPGDESVLVDFQKVSTKDLYLNKRSFPIPFSIRLTDCTTDVFNSVTVTFSGSKNKELPNHLAIVADSPGGAAGVGIGLQMQNGNSIELNKASPAMLLSTGKMSLNFRAFLQGEPDALKNGAIQYGPFTAVANYTLHYQ
- a CDS encoding fimbrial protein — translated: MKLNSVLIAAALVSATMMPTAVIAADPPVEVISPTNGEIQFKGELVNSACGLAPSSTPVMVDFGQITTSRLKNKQHVGNVQKNIELQHCDITVAKTATVTYTPNTVDAKDATLAAFTSGTASGAGIGLTSANQPVIWGQASTPVSLTEGSSNISFVAYVKENGDTKVNPGTFQSSINFRIDYQ